Proteins encoded in a region of the Salvelinus fontinalis isolate EN_2023a chromosome 17, ASM2944872v1, whole genome shotgun sequence genome:
- the LOC129813960 gene encoding spindlin-W-like — protein MSKKRGRKRSSGELSESSGLSLSSTPDANNLLGLRIEHNWREKGNLTKWKGTVLERLTVNTSLYMVKYDGFDCVYGIELFKDERVSNLQVLTEKVVNNKIKVPHDAPELVGKAVEHLFEKEDGEKNEWRGMVLSRAPVMTNWYYITYEKDPVLYMYQLWDDYKDGDLRILPEAENKHLLPADRKPGEETESLVGKQVEYVTDKGVKRTGLVIYQVPAKPSVYYIKYDDDFHIHVYDLVKTT, from the exons ATGTCCAAGAAAAGGGGCAG AAAGCGTAGCAGCGGCGAGCTGAGTGAGAGTTCGGGTTTGTCTCTGTCGTCGACCCCAGACGCTAACAACCTGCTGGGCCTGCGGATTGAGCACAATTGGAGGGAGAAGGGCAACCTGACCAAGTGGAAAGGCACAGTGCTGGAGCGCCTCACCGTCAACACCTCCCTGTACATGGTCAAATACGACGGCTTCGACTGCGTCTATGGCATCGAGCTGTTCAAAGACGAGCGGGTGTCCAACCTGCAGGTTTTAACAGAGAAAGTCG TAAACAACAAGATCAAGGTGCCCCACGATGCGCCAGAGCTGGTGGGCAAGGCTGTGGAGCACCTGTTTGAGAAGGAGGACGGTGAGAAGAATGAGTGGCGGGGCATGGTGCTCTCTCGCGCCCCAGTCATGACCAACTGGTACTACATCACCTATGAGAAGGACCCTGTGCTCTACATGTACCAGCTCTGGGACGACTATAAGGACGGAGACCTCCGCATCCTGCCTGAAGCTG AGAACAAACACCTGCTGCCTGCGGACAGGAAGCCAGGCGAGGAGACGGAGAGCCTTGTGGGTAAGCAGGTGGAGTACGTCACTGATAAGGGCGTGAAGAGGACTGGGCTGGTTATCTACCAGGTTCCCGCCAAACCCTCCGTCTACTACATCAAATACGACGACGACTTCCACATCCACGTTTATGACCTGGTCAAAACCACCTAG